Below is a window of Lacrimispora xylanolytica DNA.
TCATATGCCAGCTAAAATCCGGGCTGTTTGCCAAAACACCTATGGTATTTCTATAAACCTCTAGCCCATTTGATGTGACTTCAATCACGATGCAGTTTCCGCTTCGGTCTACAGCGATCCAGTGAAGAGGTGCTACTGTCTTTGTTACCGGGTCCACAGCACCAGTAATCCGTACCTGTTTTAACTGCCTTTTCAGCTCTTCCACATTGGCACATTTCCCAAGCGCATAGTGAAGAAAATCAAAGGAAGCCACGGTTTCCTCTCTGCCTGTCTGTAGGACCCCATCGTAATTTGCATAGCCGGCAAAGTAAAGAGCTCCCATGGCAAGCCCCATTTCATTGACACCATCAAAAAATCCCAGCAGACCGTCAAGCTCCTGGCCAATCCCTATGAAGCGGTACCGGTCACGAAACGTTTCTCCTGTCAATATGTTGTTCCATTCATACCCCGATGGAATGATGTATAGATGAGGATCGATGTCGTAAGAGAAATCCATATTTCTTCCAAAGAATGTTTCCCCCTGCTTTGTTTGCAGGCAAAATGCAGTACACACAGAAAACTACCCCCTTTTCCAAAGTTGTTTATGTATTGTTATTTGGGAACCTTGACTTCTTTCATAAGAACAATCAGTGCAATGATATTAGGAAGCGCCATGAGCCCGTTCCAGATATCGGAGAATTCCCATACGGTCTCAAGCTTTGCCAGACAGCCAAGGAATACGGCACCCAGATAGAGAAGGGTATATATTTTGCCTCTTAAGATTCGTTGAAGAATGTAAAGCTTCTTTCTCTTTTTCAGGCTTTCTGCCAGATAACCGGCTGCCTGACGTCCCAGATAGTACCAGGCGATGATGGTTGCAAAGGCAAAGACCAGCATGGCACCGGATACCACATACTGTCCTAATGGTCCAAGTCTTTTTGAAAAGCTGTAGGCAGTGAGGGCAGCTCCGTCATAACCAGACCCAGCCGCATCTCCTTCTGTCATACATAGAATTACAAAGGCAGTCATGGTACAGATTAAAATGGTATCAAAAAACACT
It encodes the following:
- a CDS encoding linear amide C-N hydrolase, which translates into the protein MCTAFCLQTKQGETFFGRNMDFSYDIDPHLYIIPSGYEWNNILTGETFRDRYRFIGIGQELDGLLGFFDGVNEMGLAMGALYFAGYANYDGVLQTGREETVASFDFLHYALGKCANVEELKRQLKQVRITGAVDPVTKTVAPLHWIAVDRSGNCIVIEVTSNGLEVYRNTIGVLANSPDFSWHMTNLRNYMEASPAQMEETYWGNTRLTPFGQAGGTQVLPGGYTSPARFARTAYLKSFLPIPENRNEAVISCFHVMESVTIPKGAVISSRGHYDYTKYTAFINTATCEYFFKTYDNLQVGTAGLFEQASTLPALMNLGGI